A genomic window from Chrysoperla carnea chromosome 3, inChrCarn1.1, whole genome shotgun sequence includes:
- the LOC123294713 gene encoding ubiquitin carboxyl-terminal hydrolase 47 isoform X1 produces the protein MSISKMVCTSEEATAECVVQDTIMNSPKPKLISVRPSTYVHQLINDVATQYNYEEDKFQLIYHPMRGGDHTVVVLNDEKQKTLGDIGIDFEEGAKNMLCIAAVNQPKYSPRRKAAIVTENSEDDLLLGASASPTLDDLLPPLRMPCIGDSVAGSSSNSYNNSLIKRGSIGYVGLVNQAMTCYLNSLLQALFMTPEFRNALYNWEFDGKDEVDSIPYQLQKLFLNLQTSTKAAVETTELTRSFGWDSSEAWQQHDIQELCRVMFDALEQKFKNTKQADLINRLYEGKLFDYVKCLECGTEKSREDTFLDIPLPVRPFGSTIAYGSIEEALRAFVKPETLEGSNQYFCEKCNKKCDAHKGLKFTKFPYLLTLHLKRFDFDYSTLHRIKLNDKVVFPETLNLNSFITNGLKKEETDLDEVVVKCDDSSTTDSGSALDEDNYQSTDVIGSNSNNQLSFNYRNLDIDYPDYDEGIDVSEGTSNNHQENEKNKRHAAEPGPYMYELFSIMIHSGSASGGHYYAYIKDFKKGEWFCFNDQSVTKITYDDIRKTYGGGGHMRGYYSGAFSSSTNAYMLMYRQIDKERNCDAITIDTFPPHIQELYEKIKAKEDRERVCREKESKLCKLKVYARHPTTDEIIDGKLYIFRDTTLTDATRLVRTHLQLDGLIPLEQCRLVSYDRVQDTIECSFEGKEDEPIGEILSNGWRRTCKTEFLLEMRQKDEEFEKYQPGTLFLKVFMVDIETEVVEGPVVIRGNQSQSVKELKKLVAKKLDLDVNTLKLAVEKYSGRPRILEDSRTLESEGIYSSSKLYAAKALDLNPNKPFIVSKFNQIIDQYEHVISLQIVLPEVSDEILESLGIPKLDLTQQATDNVQPEKPPTEKLPVENPPTEKPSELEVNVCNETATPIIPSVAGPITVNMSDSPILQRGSPLPVEVGSDQSNSEDSSLSDSDRTLVGDVPDDEGLAQLSVSSTSPCVSSPDEAKKVEDTWDDLQLVQTYLNKKIHYFKATELITENKQNKKTRILKILIDNRMSLSQVKKELEPHVGVPMDYFKVFRHYLTAQETECVRLTEDFDKSYSEGEKIGIKLGRALRNGEYQGKVYQLVPDDPEPIKYLCDWIVAKGTTVAEIRKGIHEELKRKNLLDVPFDRFRLRKKNWKYPGKVYLDDETLDIVLSTNWEIFVQELSEPETVHNSNQIIIFVRHWCPSTMELKGFKEIVLDKGTTEEFKERLSAMSGIPVECLEICETKKSFPNELSVLNLHIDPDWTSQKAATGKWTDDYYDDGQVFLYRDSREQLKELTPEERKELSQRETARICRLRDKVSIYSPRRERGLKIYLDSNKKDEDKSFTESEQKTTDKV, from the exons atgtcCATATCG aaaatggtTTGTACATCAGAAGAAGCCACCGCAGAATGTGTCGTTCAGGATACGATTATGAACTCACCAAAACCAAAACTCATAAGTGTCCGTCCGTCAACATATGTCCATCAACTAATTAACGATGTTGCTACTCAATATAATTACGAAGaagataaatttcaattaatatatcaTCCGATGCGAGGAGGAGATCATACCGTT GTGGTGCTAAATGACGAAAAACAGAAAACACTAGGAGACATTGGTATTGACTTTGAAGAAGGCGCAAAGAATATGTTATGTATAGCTGCAGTAAATCAACCAAAATATAGTCCTAGAAGGAAAGCAGCAATTGTCACAGAAAACAGTGAAGATGATTTATTATTAGGTGCGTCGGCTAGTCCAACATTAGATGATCTTTTACCACCATTACGTATGCCATGTATTGGTGATTCAGTAGCTGGTAGTAGCAGTAATTCCTATAACAATTCACTAATAAAACGTGGAAGTATTGGATATGTTGGACTTGTAAATCAAGCAATGACATGTTACTTAAATAGTTTACTACAAGCATTATTTATGACACCTGAATTTCGCAATGCATTATATAATTGGGAATTTGATGGAAAAGATGAAGTTGATTCAATCCCAtatcaattacaaaaattgttccttaATTTACAAACATCAACAAAAGCGGCTGTAGAAACAACTGAATTAACGCGTAGTTTTGGTTGGGATTCAAGTGAAGCTTGGCAACAACATGATATACAAGAATTATGTCGTGTTATGTTCGATGcattagaacaaaaatttaaaaatacaaaacaagcTGATCTTATCAATCGTTTATATGAAGggaaattatttgattatgttAAGTGCCTCGAATGTGGAACAGAAAAATCTCGAGAAGATACATTTTTAGATATACCATTACCAGTACGTCCATTTGGGAGTACAATAGCATATGGCAGTATAGAAGAAGCATTACGAGCATTTGTGAAACCAGAAACATTAGAAGGaagtaatcaatatttttgtgaaaaatgtaacaaaaaatgtgATGCACACAAgggattaaaatttacaaaattcccatatttattaacattacaTTTAAAACGTTTTGACTTTGATTACAGTACGCTGCATCGAATTAAATTAAACGATAA agtGGTTTTTCCTGAAACATTAaacttaaatagttttataacaaatgggcttaaaaaagaagaaactgaTTTAGATGAAGTTGTTGTAAAATGTGATGATAGCAGTACAACTGACAGTGGTTCAGCATTAGATGAGGATAATTATCAATCGACAGATGTTATTGGTTCCAATTCAAATAACCAGTTATCGTTCAATTATCGTAATTTGGATATTGATTATCCTGATTATGATGAAGGTATCGATGTGAGTGAAGGAACATCAAATAATCatcaagaaaatgaaaaaaataaacgtcATGCTGCTGAACCAGGTCCTTATATGtatgaattattttctattatgatACATTCTGGTAGTGCTTCCGGTGGTCATTATTATGCTTATATTAAAGATTTCAAAAAAGGCGAATGGTTTTGTTTTAATGATCAATCTGTTACTAAA attACATATGACGATATTCGAAAAACTTATGGTGGCGGTGGTCATATGCGTGGTTATTATTCGGGAGCGTTTAGTTCCAGTACAAATGCATATATGCTGATGTATCGACAAATTGATAAAGAACGAAATTGTGACGCAATAACAATTGACACATTTCCACCGCATATACAAGAATTATacgaaaaaatcaaagcaaaggAAGACAGAGAACGTGTATGCCGTGAAAAAGAgagtaaattatgtaaattaaaagtatatgcACGGCATCCTACAACCGATGAAATTATTGATGGTAAATTGTACATATTTAGAGATACAACATTAACCGATGCTACACGACTTGTTCGAACACATTTACAACTTGATGGTCTAATACCGTTAGAACAGTGTCGTCTTGTTTCTTATGATCGAGTTCAAGATACAATTGAATGTAGTTTCGAAGGTAAAGAAGATGAGCCAATTGGCGAGATACTGTCAAATGGTTGGCGACGTACGTGTAAAACAGAATTTTTACTGGAAATGAGACAGAAAGATGAAGAATTTGAAAAGTATCAACCGGGTACACTATTTTTAAAGGTCTTTATGGTTGATATCGAAACAGAAGTTGTGGAAGGTCCGGTTGTTATTCGAGGAAATCAATCACAATCAgtgaaagaattaaaaaaattagtagctAAAAAGTTAGATTTAGatgtaaatacattaaaattagcTGTAGAAAAATATAGTGGTCGTCCAAGAATATTAGAAGATTCACGTACCTTAGAATCTGAAGGGATTTATTCATCATCCAAACTATATGCGGCTAAAGCATTAGATTTGAATCCGAATAAACCGTTTATTGTTTCTAAGTTCAATCAAATCATTGATCAGTATGAACATGTTATTTCTTTACAAATTGTTCTACCTGAAGTTAGCGATg AAATTCTAGAATCACTGGGAATACCGAAATTAGATCTTACTCAACAAGCTACTGATAATGTTCAACCTGAAAAACCACCTACTGAAAAGCTACCTGTTGAAAACCCACCTACGGAAAAGCCATCAGAACTTGAAGTGAATGTTTGCAATGAAACTGCTACACCTATTATTCCCTCTGTTGCTGGACCAATTACAGTAAACATGTCTGATTCACCAATATTACAAAGAGGTTCACCATTACCTGTTGAAGTTGGAAGTGATCAGAGTAATAGTGAAGATAGTAGTTTAAGTGATAGTGATAG aACATTAGTTGGAGATGTTCCTGATGATGAAGGCCTCGCACAGCTATCTGTTTCAAGTACATCACCATGTGTTTCGTCTCCTGATGAAGCtaaaaaa GTGGAAGATACTTGGGACGATTTACAATTGGtacaaacttatttaaataagaagatACACTACTTTAAAGCAACTGAATTAATaacagaaaataaacaaaataaaaagaccagaatattaaaaatattgatagacAATCGAATGTCATTGAGTCAGGTGAAAAAAGAATTGGAACCACATGTTGGAGTACCAATGGATTACTTTAAAGTGTTCAGACACTATTTAACTGCACAAGAAACCGAATGTGTACGGTTAACAGAGGATTTTGACAAATCATACAGCGAAGGTGAAAAGATTGGTATTAAATTAGGACGAGCTTTACGTAATGGTGAATACCAAggaaaagtttatcaattagtACCAGATGATCCTGAACCAATCAAATATTTATGTGATTGGATTGTTGCTAAAGGTACTACAGTTGCTGAAATTCGTAAAGGAATTCATGAAGAACTTaaacgtaaaaatttattggatgTACCATTTGATCGATTTCGATTACGTAAAAAGAATTGGAAATATCCTGGAAAAGTGTATTTAGATGACGAAACGTTAGATATTGTGCTATCAACAAACTGGGAAATATTTGTACAAGAATTGAGTGAACCAGAAACTGTTcataattcaaatcaaattattatttttgtaagacATTGGTGTCCATCCACAATGGAATTAAAAGGATTCAAAGAAATTGTTCTGGATAAAGGAACTACTGAAGAATTTAAAGAAAGATTATCAGCAATGTCAGGAATACCTGTTGAATGCTTGGAAATatgtgaaacaaaaaaaagttttccaaatgAATTGTCTgtcttaaatttacatataGATCCAGATTGGACGTCACAAAAAGCTGCAACTGGAAAATGGACTGATGATTATTACGACGATGGCCAAGTCTTTTTGtatag AGACAGCAGAGAACAATTAAAGGAGTTAACACCTGAAGAGAGAAAAGAACTATCGCAGAGAGAAACGGCTCGTATATGTAGATTACGTGATAAAGTGTCAATATATTCACCACGAAGAGAACGtggattgaaaatatatttggattcaaataaaaaagatgaaGACAAATCGTTTACTGAAAGTGAACAAAAAACGACTGATAAAGTGTAG
- the LOC123294713 gene encoding ubiquitin carboxyl-terminal hydrolase 47 isoform X2 translates to MVCTSEEATAECVVQDTIMNSPKPKLISVRPSTYVHQLINDVATQYNYEEDKFQLIYHPMRGGDHTVVVLNDEKQKTLGDIGIDFEEGAKNMLCIAAVNQPKYSPRRKAAIVTENSEDDLLLGASASPTLDDLLPPLRMPCIGDSVAGSSSNSYNNSLIKRGSIGYVGLVNQAMTCYLNSLLQALFMTPEFRNALYNWEFDGKDEVDSIPYQLQKLFLNLQTSTKAAVETTELTRSFGWDSSEAWQQHDIQELCRVMFDALEQKFKNTKQADLINRLYEGKLFDYVKCLECGTEKSREDTFLDIPLPVRPFGSTIAYGSIEEALRAFVKPETLEGSNQYFCEKCNKKCDAHKGLKFTKFPYLLTLHLKRFDFDYSTLHRIKLNDKVVFPETLNLNSFITNGLKKEETDLDEVVVKCDDSSTTDSGSALDEDNYQSTDVIGSNSNNQLSFNYRNLDIDYPDYDEGIDVSEGTSNNHQENEKNKRHAAEPGPYMYELFSIMIHSGSASGGHYYAYIKDFKKGEWFCFNDQSVTKITYDDIRKTYGGGGHMRGYYSGAFSSSTNAYMLMYRQIDKERNCDAITIDTFPPHIQELYEKIKAKEDRERVCREKESKLCKLKVYARHPTTDEIIDGKLYIFRDTTLTDATRLVRTHLQLDGLIPLEQCRLVSYDRVQDTIECSFEGKEDEPIGEILSNGWRRTCKTEFLLEMRQKDEEFEKYQPGTLFLKVFMVDIETEVVEGPVVIRGNQSQSVKELKKLVAKKLDLDVNTLKLAVEKYSGRPRILEDSRTLESEGIYSSSKLYAAKALDLNPNKPFIVSKFNQIIDQYEHVISLQIVLPEVSDEILESLGIPKLDLTQQATDNVQPEKPPTEKLPVENPPTEKPSELEVNVCNETATPIIPSVAGPITVNMSDSPILQRGSPLPVEVGSDQSNSEDSSLSDSDRTLVGDVPDDEGLAQLSVSSTSPCVSSPDEAKKVEDTWDDLQLVQTYLNKKIHYFKATELITENKQNKKTRILKILIDNRMSLSQVKKELEPHVGVPMDYFKVFRHYLTAQETECVRLTEDFDKSYSEGEKIGIKLGRALRNGEYQGKVYQLVPDDPEPIKYLCDWIVAKGTTVAEIRKGIHEELKRKNLLDVPFDRFRLRKKNWKYPGKVYLDDETLDIVLSTNWEIFVQELSEPETVHNSNQIIIFVRHWCPSTMELKGFKEIVLDKGTTEEFKERLSAMSGIPVECLEICETKKSFPNELSVLNLHIDPDWTSQKAATGKWTDDYYDDGQVFLYRDSREQLKELTPEERKELSQRETARICRLRDKVSIYSPRRERGLKIYLDSNKKDEDKSFTESEQKTTDKV, encoded by the exons atggtTTGTACATCAGAAGAAGCCACCGCAGAATGTGTCGTTCAGGATACGATTATGAACTCACCAAAACCAAAACTCATAAGTGTCCGTCCGTCAACATATGTCCATCAACTAATTAACGATGTTGCTACTCAATATAATTACGAAGaagataaatttcaattaatatatcaTCCGATGCGAGGAGGAGATCATACCGTT GTGGTGCTAAATGACGAAAAACAGAAAACACTAGGAGACATTGGTATTGACTTTGAAGAAGGCGCAAAGAATATGTTATGTATAGCTGCAGTAAATCAACCAAAATATAGTCCTAGAAGGAAAGCAGCAATTGTCACAGAAAACAGTGAAGATGATTTATTATTAGGTGCGTCGGCTAGTCCAACATTAGATGATCTTTTACCACCATTACGTATGCCATGTATTGGTGATTCAGTAGCTGGTAGTAGCAGTAATTCCTATAACAATTCACTAATAAAACGTGGAAGTATTGGATATGTTGGACTTGTAAATCAAGCAATGACATGTTACTTAAATAGTTTACTACAAGCATTATTTATGACACCTGAATTTCGCAATGCATTATATAATTGGGAATTTGATGGAAAAGATGAAGTTGATTCAATCCCAtatcaattacaaaaattgttccttaATTTACAAACATCAACAAAAGCGGCTGTAGAAACAACTGAATTAACGCGTAGTTTTGGTTGGGATTCAAGTGAAGCTTGGCAACAACATGATATACAAGAATTATGTCGTGTTATGTTCGATGcattagaacaaaaatttaaaaatacaaaacaagcTGATCTTATCAATCGTTTATATGAAGggaaattatttgattatgttAAGTGCCTCGAATGTGGAACAGAAAAATCTCGAGAAGATACATTTTTAGATATACCATTACCAGTACGTCCATTTGGGAGTACAATAGCATATGGCAGTATAGAAGAAGCATTACGAGCATTTGTGAAACCAGAAACATTAGAAGGaagtaatcaatatttttgtgaaaaatgtaacaaaaaatgtgATGCACACAAgggattaaaatttacaaaattcccatatttattaacattacaTTTAAAACGTTTTGACTTTGATTACAGTACGCTGCATCGAATTAAATTAAACGATAA agtGGTTTTTCCTGAAACATTAaacttaaatagttttataacaaatgggcttaaaaaagaagaaactgaTTTAGATGAAGTTGTTGTAAAATGTGATGATAGCAGTACAACTGACAGTGGTTCAGCATTAGATGAGGATAATTATCAATCGACAGATGTTATTGGTTCCAATTCAAATAACCAGTTATCGTTCAATTATCGTAATTTGGATATTGATTATCCTGATTATGATGAAGGTATCGATGTGAGTGAAGGAACATCAAATAATCatcaagaaaatgaaaaaaataaacgtcATGCTGCTGAACCAGGTCCTTATATGtatgaattattttctattatgatACATTCTGGTAGTGCTTCCGGTGGTCATTATTATGCTTATATTAAAGATTTCAAAAAAGGCGAATGGTTTTGTTTTAATGATCAATCTGTTACTAAA attACATATGACGATATTCGAAAAACTTATGGTGGCGGTGGTCATATGCGTGGTTATTATTCGGGAGCGTTTAGTTCCAGTACAAATGCATATATGCTGATGTATCGACAAATTGATAAAGAACGAAATTGTGACGCAATAACAATTGACACATTTCCACCGCATATACAAGAATTATacgaaaaaatcaaagcaaaggAAGACAGAGAACGTGTATGCCGTGAAAAAGAgagtaaattatgtaaattaaaagtatatgcACGGCATCCTACAACCGATGAAATTATTGATGGTAAATTGTACATATTTAGAGATACAACATTAACCGATGCTACACGACTTGTTCGAACACATTTACAACTTGATGGTCTAATACCGTTAGAACAGTGTCGTCTTGTTTCTTATGATCGAGTTCAAGATACAATTGAATGTAGTTTCGAAGGTAAAGAAGATGAGCCAATTGGCGAGATACTGTCAAATGGTTGGCGACGTACGTGTAAAACAGAATTTTTACTGGAAATGAGACAGAAAGATGAAGAATTTGAAAAGTATCAACCGGGTACACTATTTTTAAAGGTCTTTATGGTTGATATCGAAACAGAAGTTGTGGAAGGTCCGGTTGTTATTCGAGGAAATCAATCACAATCAgtgaaagaattaaaaaaattagtagctAAAAAGTTAGATTTAGatgtaaatacattaaaattagcTGTAGAAAAATATAGTGGTCGTCCAAGAATATTAGAAGATTCACGTACCTTAGAATCTGAAGGGATTTATTCATCATCCAAACTATATGCGGCTAAAGCATTAGATTTGAATCCGAATAAACCGTTTATTGTTTCTAAGTTCAATCAAATCATTGATCAGTATGAACATGTTATTTCTTTACAAATTGTTCTACCTGAAGTTAGCGATg AAATTCTAGAATCACTGGGAATACCGAAATTAGATCTTACTCAACAAGCTACTGATAATGTTCAACCTGAAAAACCACCTACTGAAAAGCTACCTGTTGAAAACCCACCTACGGAAAAGCCATCAGAACTTGAAGTGAATGTTTGCAATGAAACTGCTACACCTATTATTCCCTCTGTTGCTGGACCAATTACAGTAAACATGTCTGATTCACCAATATTACAAAGAGGTTCACCATTACCTGTTGAAGTTGGAAGTGATCAGAGTAATAGTGAAGATAGTAGTTTAAGTGATAGTGATAG aACATTAGTTGGAGATGTTCCTGATGATGAAGGCCTCGCACAGCTATCTGTTTCAAGTACATCACCATGTGTTTCGTCTCCTGATGAAGCtaaaaaa GTGGAAGATACTTGGGACGATTTACAATTGGtacaaacttatttaaataagaagatACACTACTTTAAAGCAACTGAATTAATaacagaaaataaacaaaataaaaagaccagaatattaaaaatattgatagacAATCGAATGTCATTGAGTCAGGTGAAAAAAGAATTGGAACCACATGTTGGAGTACCAATGGATTACTTTAAAGTGTTCAGACACTATTTAACTGCACAAGAAACCGAATGTGTACGGTTAACAGAGGATTTTGACAAATCATACAGCGAAGGTGAAAAGATTGGTATTAAATTAGGACGAGCTTTACGTAATGGTGAATACCAAggaaaagtttatcaattagtACCAGATGATCCTGAACCAATCAAATATTTATGTGATTGGATTGTTGCTAAAGGTACTACAGTTGCTGAAATTCGTAAAGGAATTCATGAAGAACTTaaacgtaaaaatttattggatgTACCATTTGATCGATTTCGATTACGTAAAAAGAATTGGAAATATCCTGGAAAAGTGTATTTAGATGACGAAACGTTAGATATTGTGCTATCAACAAACTGGGAAATATTTGTACAAGAATTGAGTGAACCAGAAACTGTTcataattcaaatcaaattattatttttgtaagacATTGGTGTCCATCCACAATGGAATTAAAAGGATTCAAAGAAATTGTTCTGGATAAAGGAACTACTGAAGAATTTAAAGAAAGATTATCAGCAATGTCAGGAATACCTGTTGAATGCTTGGAAATatgtgaaacaaaaaaaagttttccaaatgAATTGTCTgtcttaaatttacatataGATCCAGATTGGACGTCACAAAAAGCTGCAACTGGAAAATGGACTGATGATTATTACGACGATGGCCAAGTCTTTTTGtatag AGACAGCAGAGAACAATTAAAGGAGTTAACACCTGAAGAGAGAAAAGAACTATCGCAGAGAGAAACGGCTCGTATATGTAGATTACGTGATAAAGTGTCAATATATTCACCACGAAGAGAACGtggattgaaaatatatttggattcaaataaaaaagatgaaGACAAATCGTTTACTGAAAGTGAACAAAAAACGACTGATAAAGTGTAG